From a single Paramisgurnus dabryanus chromosome 17, PD_genome_1.1, whole genome shotgun sequence genomic region:
- the pcgf5a gene encoding polycomb group RING finger protein 5-A isoform X2, translating into MANQRKHLVRDFNRYITCSICRGYLIKPTAVTECLHTFCKSCIVQHFEESNECPECGIQVHETNPLEMLRLDKTLEEIIFKLVPGLREKEEQQESEFWRKNKLKSNGEDGPRSKKPRLSDEEEDDGKGGDYHRSDPQIAICLDCLRNNGQSGESIVKGLMKKFIRCSTRVTVGTIKKFLCVKLKLPSSYELDVLCNGEIMGKDHTLEFIYRTRWRLQGESAYPMVLEYRPRIDFG; encoded by the exons ATGGCAAACCAGCGAAAGCACCTGGTCCGAGATTTCAACCGATACATCACCTGCTCGATTTGCCGTGGATACTTGATCAAGCCCACTGCTGTCACAGAATGCCTGCACACCT TTTGTAAGAGTTGTATTGTTCAGCATTTTGAGGAGAGCAATGAGTGCCCGGAGTGTGGAATACAGGTCCATGAAACCAACCCTTTAGAGATGCTGAG ACTAGATAAGACCTTAGAAGAGATTATCTTCAAGCTGGTGCCTGGACTAAGAGAGA AGGAGGAACAACAGGAAAGTGAATTTTGGAGAAAAAATAAGCTCAAATCAAATGGAGAag ATGGTCCTAGGTCTAAGAAACCTCGACTGAGTGATGAAGAGGAAGATGATGGAAAGGGTGGAGACTACCACAGAAGTGATCCTCAGATTGCCATTTGTCTGGACTGTCTACGAAACAATGGCCAGTCAGGAGAAAGCATAGTAAAG GGTTTAATGAAGAAATTCATCCGTTGCTCTACTCGTGTTACAGTGGGAACCATTAAGAAGTTCCTCTGTGTAAAATTGAAGTTGCCAAGCTCTTATGAG CTTGATGTTCTGTGTAATGGTGAGATCATGGGCAAAGACCACACCCTGGAGTTCATCTACCGCACTCGTTGGAGACTACAGGGAGAAAGT gCTTATCCCATGGTCCTTGAGTACCGTCCACGGATCGACTTCGGTTAA
- the pcgf5a gene encoding polycomb group RING finger protein 5-A isoform X1, which translates to MANQRKHLVRDFNRYITCSICRGYLIKPTAVTECLHTFCKSCIVQHFEESNECPECGIQVHETNPLEMLRLDKTLEEIIFKLVPGLREKEEQQESEFWRKNKLKSNGEDGPRSKKPRLSDEEEDDGKGGDYHRSDPQIAICLDCLRNNGQSGESIVKGLMKKFIRCSTRVTVGTIKKFLCVKLKLPSSYELDVLCNGEIMGKDHTLEFIYRTRWRLQGESVSAYPMVLEYRPRIDFG; encoded by the exons ATGGCAAACCAGCGAAAGCACCTGGTCCGAGATTTCAACCGATACATCACCTGCTCGATTTGCCGTGGATACTTGATCAAGCCCACTGCTGTCACAGAATGCCTGCACACCT TTTGTAAGAGTTGTATTGTTCAGCATTTTGAGGAGAGCAATGAGTGCCCGGAGTGTGGAATACAGGTCCATGAAACCAACCCTTTAGAGATGCTGAG ACTAGATAAGACCTTAGAAGAGATTATCTTCAAGCTGGTGCCTGGACTAAGAGAGA AGGAGGAACAACAGGAAAGTGAATTTTGGAGAAAAAATAAGCTCAAATCAAATGGAGAag ATGGTCCTAGGTCTAAGAAACCTCGACTGAGTGATGAAGAGGAAGATGATGGAAAGGGTGGAGACTACCACAGAAGTGATCCTCAGATTGCCATTTGTCTGGACTGTCTACGAAACAATGGCCAGTCAGGAGAAAGCATAGTAAAG GGTTTAATGAAGAAATTCATCCGTTGCTCTACTCGTGTTACAGTGGGAACCATTAAGAAGTTCCTCTGTGTAAAATTGAAGTTGCCAAGCTCTTATGAG CTTGATGTTCTGTGTAATGGTGAGATCATGGGCAAAGACCACACCCTGGAGTTCATCTACCGCACTCGTTGGAGACTACAGGGAGAAAGTGTGAGT gCTTATCCCATGGTCCTTGAGTACCGTCCACGGATCGACTTCGGTTAA